Below is a window of Verrucomicrobiota bacterium DNA.
TCAGATTACTGGCGACGTGCAACAACTCTGTTGGGCCTTGTGGGAAGCGAGCGAACCCGGAGAGGTCGTTGACAAGAACACCATTACCAAAGCACTGGAGCGGATCTTTACCCTGGAACGAATCAGCTACGAAGATACTGTGTCCGAACTCACAGACGTTCAACGACGTTGTCTAGTCAGCCTGGTAAAAACAGGCGGGCAATCCATTCACTCCAAGTTGTTCAAGGAAACCAGCGGAGTCGCCCAATCCAGTTCGATCACCAAGGCTGTGAACCGCCTTTTGGAAAGACGCATTGTCTACAAGTATCAAAAGACCTACCAGGTCGCTAATCCGTTCTTTGCTGTTTGGCTTAGCCAGAAAGACTATATTTAGGAGACTCGGAGACTCGCTTCCCAGGCAAGCATCACTTTCTTACGAGGTAATCCCCAACGATAACCGCCCAAATTACCGCCTTTACGAATCACTCGATGGCAGGGAATCAACCAGGAAATGGGGTTGTCCCCAACGGCACTGGCTACCGCTCGGGTGGCAGTTGGTCGACCGATGGCTTCAGCCAAATCCGAATAGGTGCAAAGGGAACCGGAAGGAATTTCCAACAACGCTTTCCACACCTGAACCTGAAACGTGGTGCCTCTCACAAAGAGTGGAAGTTTCTTCTCGCCGGTTGAAGAATCTTTGAACAATTGCCTGGCAAATGGCGCAGCCCTCGCATCGTTTCTCTCGGCACGCGCTAGAGGCCAATACTCTTCGATCGCTTCTCTTGCCAACAGCTCGCTCGGCTCAGGCAAAAAGAAAGATCCGCAAAGACCACGATCACAAATCGCGAGAACCACGATTCCGAACCGAGTGGGGTACATGCCAAATTCAATGGTTAAACCTTCTCCGCCAGTTTTATACTCACCGGGCGTAATCGATTCCATGCTGACAAACAAATCATGCAAGCGCCCTGGCCCAGACAAGCCACTATCCAACGCCGAATCCAGGACAGATTGATTATCATCCAGACGTGATTTGGCATATTCGAGAGTAAGATACTTCAGAAATTGTTTAGGAGATATCCCCACCCATTTTTTAAACACTCGTTGAAAGTGCTCGGGACTCATCCCGACCCGCCGGGCCAATTCGTCCAAACCAGGTTGGTCCTGAAAATGATCTCCCAAGTGCTGGATAATAGCTTCGATCTGGTCGTAATGCATGACGGTTAAAAGATAACAAATCGAATAACACGGAATCCACCCGATTCTTGCGAATTTGTTAAGGAACTGGCTAAATAGTTTCCGTAGTTTTGAAAAGAAGACCTGTTACGCTCGATACTAAAATTCTTGGAGCCGTTAGATAAAAGAAGGTGCTCACAAGAAATCCTAGACTTCGAAGGGCCGATGTTTTGAAGTTTAAATCGCCAGAGAGCCGAAGGCATTGATTTAACTGTGAGTAATTGACTTCCGGGGATCATATCTGGTTTATAAAGCGCTCATCTAGAGCCGGGAACATGAGCCCGCTCCGCAACAGTCATTTCTTAAACCTATGATTCAAGTTTTCTCACCTTATCCAAAAGGGTTCAACTTTAGGAAGTATACCCTATCAAAGCGTATTTTCTGCTATAAAAAAGGAAGAACAATTAATTGAGTCGTAGCTGTAGACTGCATAGACAATCGCCCAATCGAAACTGTCTTAACCGCGGAAGCCTTCTAATAAAATCAGGCATTCGGCCGCCTAAATAGGCACTTATTTATGCAAGGCTTCAAAAAAAGTATTTCAAGTTCTATGCATGGTCTTGTTGCCCAGATTTTCTCACAGCCGAAGCTAAATTCTCAATAGGACACACCAGATAGCCAAAGTGGAAAAACCTTATATCATTGCAATCGTTCCGGCCTTTAACGTAGCGCCCATCCTAAAAAAAACGATTGAAGAAATACCGGCTGATAGTTTCAGAGAAATAATCGTAGTAGATGATGCAAGTACGGATGATACGGCATCCGTTGCGCGACAATTGGGAGTAATTGTTATTACACACCTTGAAAATACTGGATATGGGGGTGCCCAAAAAACCGGCTATAAAAAAGCAATCGAGCTAGGTGCCGAAGGAGTTGTTATGGTCCATGGTGATAATCAATATGATCCAACCATTGCCGACCAATTCGCTAAAAAAATCTCGCAGGAGGGATACGAATTAGTCACAGGTTCACGCATGATA
It encodes the following:
- a CDS encoding methylated-DNA--[protein]-cysteine S-methyltransferase; translated protein: MHYDQIEAIIQHLGDHFQDQPGLDELARRVGMSPEHFQRVFKKWVGISPKQFLKYLTLEYAKSRLDDNQSVLDSALDSGLSGPGRLHDLFVSMESITPGEYKTGGEGLTIEFGMYPTRFGIVVLAICDRGLCGSFFLPEPSELLAREAIEEYWPLARAERNDARAAPFARQLFKDSSTGEKKLPLFVRGTTFQVQVWKALLEIPSGSLCTYSDLAEAIGRPTATRAVASAVGDNPISWLIPCHRVIRKGGNLGGYRWGLPRKKVMLAWEASLRVS